From Acomys russatus chromosome 25, mAcoRus1.1, whole genome shotgun sequence, a single genomic window includes:
- the LOC127208594 gene encoding uncharacterized protein LOC127208594 has product MLSSTQLSQKTVDLEEMRSGGLGRCTKFFWLGVAFDAVGVAVLFTGVFADLLFYDMLLYLGSIIIFVSLLWWISWYTGNIEALPEEPFRRTLTRRSEVSEQRSGSRRFSLTLRNVSNTFLRIRRRRRRRLLPRALLRVSSLSSTDPGQLERNSDARRGDGRTSFHPEKPRSVLSKLELCAVQASRSFPLVPLHPPLSISTSRSQPVFSVTSQCYPPASEASESSSRMALSSESHVPVDSPSQEHSKISVASEIYPLEREDSQSHLLVLVPSDNLPTEPVTSQGQIQSSVSSESQVPVDSPSQEHSKISVTSEIYPLEREDSQSHLFVLVPSDNLPMEPVTSQGQIQASGSHVPVDSPSEIYPLEREDSQSSVSSESHVPVDSPSQGRSKICVATQIYPLEREDSQTSQSQIQDTAAQRNRLQKIHPAS; this is encoded by the exons ATGTTGAGCAGCACCCAGCTTTCGCAGAAGACCGTGGACTTGGAGGAGATGCGGTCCGGAGGTCTGGGCCGCTGCACGAAGTTTTTTTGGCTGGGCGTCGCCTTCGACGCTGTGGGTGTGGCAGTGCTGTTCACGGGCGTCTTCGCCGACCTGCTGTTCTACGACATGCTGCTCTATCTGGGTTCCATCATCATCTTCGTTAGTCTCCTGTGGTGGATCTCCTGGTACACCGGCAACATCGAGGCGCTCCCGGAAGAGCCCTTCCGGAGGACTTTGACTCGCAGGAGCGAGGTCAGCGAGCAACGCAGCGGCAGCCGTCGCTTCTCCCTGACCCTCAGGAACGTCTCCAACACCTTCCTGCGGATCcgccggcggcggcggcggcgactcCTCCCGAGGGCCCTCCTGAGGGTCAGCAGCCTAAGCTCGACCGACCCGGGACAGCTGGAAAGGAACAGCGACGCCAGGAGGGGAGATGGGAGAACTTCGTTCCATCCGGAGAAGCCGAGGTCCGTTCTGAGCAAACTAGAGCTTTGCGCAGTCCAGGCCTCTAGGAGTTTCCCTCTGGTCCCTTTGCACCCACCTCTCTCCATTTCTACTTCTAGGAGCCAGCCTGTCTTTTCGGTGACCTCTCAGTGCTACCCTCCGGCGTCGGAAGCCTCTGAAAGCTCTTCCCGGATGGCTTTATCCTCTGAAAGCCATGTGCCTGTGGATTCTCCCTCTCAGGAGCACTCAAAGATCAGTGTGGCCTCTGAAATCTACCCTCTGGAAAGGGAAGATAGCCAGAGTCAC CTCTTGGTGCTCGTGCCCTCGGACAATTTACCTACGGAACCTGTGACATCTCAGGGCCAAATCCAgtcctctgtgtcctctgaaagCCAAGTACCTGTGGACTCTCCCTCTCAGGAGCACTCAAAGATCAGTGTGACCTCTGAAATCTACCCTCTGGAAAGGGAAGATAGCCAGAGTCACCTCTTTGTCCTCGTGCCCTCGGACAATTTACCTATGGAACCTGTGACATCTCAGGGCCAAATCCAGGCCTCTGGAAGCCATGTGCCTGTGGACTCTCCCTCTGAAATCTACCCTTTGGAAAGGGAAGATAGCCAgtcctctgtgtcctctgaaagCCATGTACCTGTAGACTCTCCCTCTCAGGGACGTTCAAAGATCTGTGTGGCTACTCAAATCTACCCTCTGGAAAGGGAAGATAGCCAGACATCTCAGAGCCAAATCCAGGACACTGCAGCCCAACGAAACCGTCTCCAGAAAATTCACCCTGCTTCTTAA